The Raphanus sativus cultivar WK10039 chromosome 2, ASM80110v3, whole genome shotgun sequence DNA segment tCCTGTATGTTTAAAATGATTTCTTTCTAGAAACCCTTCTTGAAAAAGTCTAATGTTTACAGTATAAACCTAATCAGTGATTCAATTTAAGTCGTTGGTTTTGGTCATACTGTGTTACGTGGAACCTTGTTCTTGTTTACATATTGCAAGCGGAACTATTTTCTAATATGGTAACCATTTGATGTCATCTGATTTCCTTTGAAATAACAATTCGTTTTTGATTCTCATTTACACTTTCCATGCCTACTTTGCAATCTCGGATTAAACCAATTGAAAAcaagaccaaacaaaaaaaatctcatctAAATCAAATCTCACCTTTATTACAATGCACCGTTCTAGAATATATTTCTGTATCAAACATAACTGCGTCAATATGATTTGAGGGATCTCCATTGTTTGTTAAATTAAGAATAAGAATCACTACTACAAAACATCACTTGCTCAGAAAATTAGCATTTTCATTCGAACACAAGCTTTTTGCCATCTTTATGAGCCTAATTTTTGTATCATGCTGGGCCTTAGCATCAAGCCCACAATCGACTCAAGCTTTAGAGTTTGAGGTGTGATTGGTGCcgaggagagagaagaaaaagacaACCAACACCTGGTTTGAAGAGACAGACAAAATGAGATATAATAAGGGTTTAAAACTTTATTGGTTTGGAGATAAGAATTTTCATTTGTCCAGTTAGACTGTGTTCACATAGGTTTGCTCAATGGAGCTTCAGTTTTGATAGTGTGTAAATGCTTTATGTTTACTATAATATTACTGTAAAGAAGAATGATTGTTCCATCAATTGTAGCTTCTCGCGTAAACAGTTACCATCATCCAACTCAAAGACTCGTCCTTCCTCTTTCGACTTCGCTTAAACTATTTCCTACTCATGGAAGGCAATTTGTGCTGCATCCTCATCGTACTAGAGCCACCACAGGAACTGATGTTGTGGCAGCGGTAGAGGGACAAGATTCTCCTCCTGTTTCGGAAACAGATGCAAATGACAACTCAGATGCTGCTGCTACTACAACAACTCGGTCAAATGGGAACAGCAAGACCTGGAAGGAAGAGAAATGCCTGCAGTTAAGAACGAGGAGCTTGTTGTTTGTTCATCTGAACGACCAAACTCATAAATGATCCACATAATAGAAGGATGGTAAAGGCAGAGTGGCTGAAATCTTCCTCTGTTGCTCATTTGCAGCTCTCTTGCAACGACAAGGAGTAAACATGAGAGGCTTGATTAAAGCTGCTCCGCCTAAAGAAGAAGTCCAAATTAAGCCTTTCATTGGGTTTGCACGGGAAATCTTCAGGTTTGACGTGTGGATGGTCAGGAAAAGATTCTCCTTCAAGCTGCTGATCATTCgaagttatatatatactgtGGAGATCGCTATGTTTTCCCGTATTCTTATCCCGGAGAAGCATAGTGTGGAGGTGAGCTCTCCAGATAACAAAAGCATATTCTTACATGTCTTTGTCACATATATATTCTGACTAGTGGTTGGCTTCGCGCAGGATATTGTTTTTGGTTGTGTGATATATCTGATAGAAATTTAGAGCAATCACTATCAGCACTtgtatcatatcatatcatctaACTAATGTTTGAATGATTTTAAGGACTCATTAGGGAAATAAACCTTGCCAACGTGTCGAGACATACTCTATTTATGGTGGACTTGAATCGATCTTCCATTGCCACGCCAAAATCTTTAATCTTTAGAGACTAATAGATTTTCTACTTAAGCGTTAGCAAAATTTATTTCAAACCCATCAACAACAACTCATACCAAGTGTATGGATTATTAAACTTGGTTAGTTCAATGCTGAGTCTGCTTGTAGTGAAAACGAGTGATTTGAAGTAATCTACGAATGAGTAAAACCTTTTAAAAAACATTCATAACATttgaacaaataaaattttaaccaCTCGACATTTAGCTtgaaataatgatttttttttctccctcCAAGGTCTCACTGGATTTGAACCAGACTTGGTACATAATTAAACAAAAGTGGCCAATGTGAATGAAAACGAGATGCTTCAAATTCCAAATGCGTGACTTCATTATCCTCCCCAACAATGTATTGCAACGAGACGTAGGGCTTGGTATCGTCTTGGTGAGAGGGCTTGGTTTTGTCACGGCGACCTGTCCACCTTTCACGACATATAGCGATTTTCTTCCCTTCATCAACCAAGAAACTTGTCTCGACGCAAAAGCCAAGCTGAGGACGATCTTCCATGGCGAAGATCTTGTTCCACGACACAACTTTGGTCTCATCATCAATCGGACTGCTTATCCATATCTCGATTTCTTTTCCAGGTCTATCATGGGGTCGTAATAACACTGCAAGCTTCTCTTCTCTAACAACCGAGATGGACACAGTTTGACATCTACAAGACGGATCAGGAAGGCACATGCGTGCAAATCTCTCTGTTGAATAATCAAAACTTAGTAAGTATAGGACTGCGCTATACTCTCTTGAATCTGAAGCGCACCAGTAATATGAAGTCATGAGGAATCCTCCTCCATAAATCGGAGTTGATCTCGCAGATTTCAAATGTTCGCTTCTCTTTACAAGGCACGTGTCTCAATATTTTATAgctattattattgttttggtAGCATCTTCCAAGAGTATAAGTTACGTAAAACATGTCATGATTGCTGGAATGAGTGATCCACTTGGTTTGACCGGTACACGGGTTCCAAACCACGATTCTTCTGTTTTCGCTGGTGCATACCAACAAGCCATCGCAGTGAAAGACATGAGATATCTTGAATTCAGCTGAATAAAGTGGATCTATTAGGCCAAGCTCATCACCACGGAACGAACAAAGTCTATTTTCCTCCATTAACTTGAGAACCATATATTGCTTTACGGCTTTATCATAGTGAAATTTTGCGAATCTTGTATCGTTGAATATACCGTTCCATAGTTTGCACGTTGATCGTAAACGTTTCAGACTTGTGGCCGGAACACGACTTAGTATCTCCTTCTCTACTAAATTATCTGGCAACATCgtcatctttcttttcttttcttcgaaCAACGGTGATTATATacctatatataatattattcctattttttttcataaacatAATATGATTGGTAAATTTTAAGGATCATTATCTTTGATCTTTCCatttgttgaccaaaaaaaaaagtaaataaaccCCTTATAAGTTTTAGAAAATATGAGTATCAtcttttccaaaaaaaactTGACAGACACATATAGGTTCAAGTTTACTATTCTTTCATTAGCATATACAGTATTTGCAAAACCTAATCTAAATCATATATAGATGAAGTTGTATTTTTAGCATATATTTCATCTTTGATTGATTCTTGAtagaatatttactttttagttGATGTTGATCTTTTTAATCTCTACATGTTATTCTCCTTGGCGGTTAACTTAGCGGTATTGAAGTATGGCGTGTAGAGAATTTTAGCCCTGCACCCATCCCAAAATCTTCTATTGGCAATTTTTTCACTGGAGACTCTTACATAGTATTGAAGGTTACTTAGGCCTATGAACTACGTTCTGTTTACCTTAAGAAGGTGGAGTAGCATCAGGATTCGAACATGTAGACTCTTTCACCTTACTGAGACTACGGCAGAACGTGCCTCTTTTTTTCAATGCTTAAGACCCCCAAAACACTCTCCTTTCAGTCAATATGTCTAGTGTGACGAAGCTTACCCATCAGAATTATCTTATGTGGCGTCAAGTTCGAGCTACAGCATTTTATTGATGGATCTGGTGTTATTCCTGCTTCAACGATCCAAGTTCCTTGGAAATTTCACTGTGTTGCTTGTACGCTCCTAGTTGTTTCTGTAAGCTGGTGCCTGCTTTTTGACATTGATAATTTTGCAGAATCCATTACAATATCCCctccaaacaaacaaaaatataaatcataatcaAACACCCATGTACACCCTAGAATGTGTATTTTGGATCCCTCTACTCACGTTTTTAGACTTGCATTGGTTTTCACGGGAAATCTTCAGGTTTGACGTGTGAATGGTCAGGAAAAGATTCTCCTTCAAGCTACTGATCATTCAAAGTTATACAGTGGAGATCGCTATGTTTTCCCGTATTCTTATCCCGGAGAAGCATAGTGTGAAGGTGAGCTCTCCAGATAACAAAAGCATATTCTTACATGTCTTTGTCACATATATTATTCTGACTAGTGGTTGGCTTCGTGCAGTATATTGTTTTTGGTTGTGTGATATATCTGATAAAAATTTAGAGCAATCACTATCAGCACTTGTATCATATCATATCAGTTCAGGTTTGATGGAGCTTTTGGATTTTTTCCAACTCTGGAGTTCTTGATATGCTTGGTCCTAACTATCGTAGGATATGTACCAGGAATAATCTATGCGCTTTACGTGATTGTGCTCCAGAACCAAGAAGAGTATTTCGATGAAGCCAGAGGCCCTCTCTACTACTCCGCTTGATACCCTCTCTGTCTATGTCCGAACCTGTTTGTTCTTTGAGAACTGTTGTACCCAAATAAGTTAATTTGTAATGTGCTGAAAGAGATTAGTTTTTGTGTCTGCCTGTTCCGTTATAGTTTTTCATTCTTAGCTTATAATCGAATAGTTATGCTGATGCATTTATTATATATCATCCTATCTCATGTGACCTGtaatatattatgatacataCAGAATTACATTCTTTTGAGAAAGAGATAACAGAACTCTCAAATCCATATCTTTTATTAAACATGCGAAGTCCCACTACTTGATGGATGtttaagcaaaaataaaatgttaagataaatttataaattctaaatctttgCAACAAAACCAGTTTGCAATAAAGTAAGGAGTATGAACCCCTTGACTATTATTTATACTTGAGGTTTAGCATTTCAGTGCAAGAAAAGATGGACCAGAACTGCAACTGATACCTGAGGCACAGCGAGTGAAGCAGATTTTGTCATGGAGGACATGGCTCTGTTCTTCGTTCCTGTTTGTCTGACAAGTGATCCACCTCCATAAACGCCTCTTGCCTTGCTCACATCCAAAACCTTTCCATGATCTCTCTTGCCACTAGTTACTCCAACGACTGGTCTCTCTGCAACAGCAACAAAAACTTCAGTTAATATGTACATCTTTTGGAAGTTGTTCAGCAAACATTGAAAGCAAACTAATTTCCTTTGTGAACCAGGTTAACTGTCTTGTCTGAACAACATTGAGTTTCTTCAGCAAATAAAGTCCTATATTGTAATAAAGCTAGGAAATTTCGGTCTTGGCAAATTAAACCGGGAATGTACCAGAACTCTTCCATGGGTTAAATGCCCTATATTGTAATTATGTGAGTAAGAAAAGCTATGAAAAATCCGGGTTTAGCTAATTAACACCAATCTTGGCAAATTAAACCGGGAATGTACCGGAATTCTTACGGTTccatcaaaaaaaattgaagcaCTTAAAACCATTCAGCAAGCTATGTGCGCATATACAACAATCCTTTACAActtcaaaagaaaacatatatgaacAGGAGAAATGTTTTACACAAAATGTTTTTACacaactatttatttatttcttgcagatatatcttcttcttctttcttctgtaGAATTATGCATGtacctggaaaaaaaaaagcaaatcaggtaaataaacagaaaaaaataaatatatttagaatgGTGTAATATAAAGAGTAAAAATACCTATATCCAGCCAACTTAATTTCCTTGATACTTTTTGGAAATTTAGAAAGTTCTTCTAGTTCTCATAAGAAGCCTGTAAGTTAACAAGAAAGCTTCAAGTTAACAAGAAAGCTTTAAGTATCATAAGAAGCCTCTAAGTTAACATTTAACTGTAATAAATGTAGTCTAGGACTGAAGAGTTGCTAAAGAGGTGAGAGCAGGTCAGTAATCACATTCACGAGCATTATCATACCTTCTTAACATATATCCTAAACGATGTAGaggtcatatatatatatatataagtatttaacAAGAACGAGAATGAAATGTAGCTTACTTGACTCCACGCAAGACGTGAACACCGTAGATGTTGCTTTGAAGCTCCTCCTCTCTGGCAAGCACAGCAGCAACAATGGTGTTGAAGATGTATGGGAGGAGTGTATAGAATCGTCTTAGCATGTCTTGCACGACGTAGTGGCCATATGGATGTGTCATCGACGATTCAAGGGCACCAGGAACGTTCACAATCTCTCTGTACACGCGTCTAACCATCAGAGCACTCCCGGATTTGAAGATCTTCTGAACAACGAACATAGAGTTAGGAGAGGAAGCGAGTTGAAAAATGTTGCCTTGGAGATGTCCAACAACGGGTTCTGACAAAGCAGAGGAAAAGGACATGAAGGCGTGGACAACACGGTTCCTTGGAGAATGTTGTTTGAGATGGTACATAGTAGAGGCttcaaaatgaaacaaaacaaccTTTATTTCATGTTCAATCATCTATTAAAGGAATTGACTAATTTTACCTGAAGAGCTTGGAATGGAACTTTCTCTGTTGTAACGAAAGCAAACAATGGCTTAACATCATCACAAGTCCTCATCAATCTCATGAACAAATCGCCTCTAATCAAGCGAGTGAACTGTATTTTCTTGGCAGCATAGTGAGTCACTAAAAAGATAGTTTCACGCCGACACAACATGATTATACTATAATTTATATGGAGTTGAAGCTCATACGTACATTAGATGTGCATTTGATCTTCCCTAGTCATTATATTGCATTAGAGAACACATGCCAGGCAATTGTTGCACTTGTAACCTGAAACAATCAGTCGTGAACAtcaaaaacaacaaataaaaagaagaatagAAGAGTAGAGAAGAGTACATGCACTCACGCAGCACATGAACTGCGAACTCATGTTTTTCATGTTCAGCGGCCTTGTCAAAAATGTTTGAGAcagtgaaaaagaaaagagttgggTTGAGTTTCTTAAGCCTTCTAAGCAGAGCTTGAACGATCAAATTTCCATAGTGGTCAATGATCAGAATATCAAGACCCCATGCATCTATCCCTCGCAAAGCGTATTCATTTCCTTCCCTCTCATGGCCATAGTGTAAGTAGGATTTAGCTCTAGTGCTCTTGTGCATTCCTTAACCGTTTCTTCATATTTACCCTGAGCAACAGTTCAGAGCAAACTTGAGAGCTATTGATATGATTATAAGCATCTTCAGTCGAGATTCAACAGATTACTCCATATGATTATAAGCATCTTTTGAGGAAGCATACACCTTTGTTTAAACAGCATATGGATCCAAGCTCTATGGATTCAGGAAACTCCTGAACAAGCTCTGAAACAAGCATATACTTTAAATCTTTACAAACGCCTCTTCGAAAGCCATTCACGAACAAACTGTTCCCTGACACTCTAGCTTCATTTGCTTCTGCCATGGCTTTCTCCTGCAATATAAAAAGACAAAGTTTGTCAACGGTAGCTTCATAAACCAGACAGAACTGTAAAACCCAGAAAAGATGAATCTATGAACTCATTCACCTTATTGATCCCTCCATGAATCTATGAACTCATTCACTTGGTTAGAGGCTTTTTATTGGGTCTGCTTTAGGCAATCTCAGGCCCAGTATTGGCCTATCTAGTGTTACTTTTGGTTGAACCAATTTCAACACTAAACCACACAAATGTATGGTTTCGGTTTGAGGCTAATTTcacatttacttttttttttttgcttaataattTCACATTTACTTGGAGGTGGAGAAGACAAAAAAAGggaaagaagatgatgattgTTTTCTCACGAAAATAAACATGTGGATGTAAGAATGTACAACGTTGCCAACGAACAACACTCTTCGGTGCATGCTCCACTAACGATCTCTCTCAGTGGACCTCTCATGTATAGGTCGGTCATGCCTCCAAttctaacaaatattttaaaatttgttttggagATATCGTGCTTATCAAGGTTGTCACCACTAGTATATCAAATACGTATTCACAACTTGATTAATAgccaataaaatttatttacttctATGTCATAATTGGTGTGGACACAACTATGTGGTTTGTAGGATTTTAACTACCATATTAATAAGGTCTGGAACGCCTATAAATACCTTCAACATCTTGTATCATATTCATCAAGAGCGCCTACCAAAACACTCTAGATAAAAAGCATTACCAAATACAAAACAATAGATACAACTATGTCTGCGAGTAACTCATCATCATTGGTTCTAATCACGTTGATATTGGCCACATCGTGCCTAGTCTCCGAGAGCCGGATTGCAAGaaaagatttgggtttagaccTTGGTGGGATAGGGATAGGGATCGGTACTGGCATCGGCATTGGTCTAGGTGGAGGTGGCTCCGGGTCCGGAGCTGGTGCCGGGTCAGGatccggaggaggaggagggtcaagctcttcttcctcatctaGCTCCAGCAGTTCTTCGAGctctggtggtggtggaggtgatGCGGGATCCGAGGCCGGATCATACGCGGGCTCACGTGCCGGGTCTGGTTCAGGTGGAAGTTCCGGATCAGGCCGTGGAAGAGGAGGTGGTGCTGGAGGGGGTCacggtggaggtggtggaggaggagggggTCAAGGTGGAGGAGGTGGATCCGGTCACGGAGGAGGCTCCGGTGAAGGCGGTGGATATGGAGGAGGATACGGTGAAGGCGGCGACTGAATGAAGAATATCGCATGCATGCAATATCTTATCCATGCTATGTGTTTTACGTAATTATTTTTAGTGTGAAATAATAAAATgctgaaattttcattttctaaagtGGGTGAGTAAAGGAGATGGGAAAGCTTCTCGCGTGTTTGGTTAATTATGTACTCTTCCATATTCGAAATGGATTCTTGGTGTTatagatgtttttatttttgtactaTAAGTTGTAATTTTTTCAATTTCATAGTTGACAAAATAACTACATGCTCGtttgttttttgttcttctCCGTTTTCGCATGTATCAGTCATCATACATAGTATAACAAAACATTTGGTAAATTATGTACtctatatcatttattaatgattcatattgttttaaattttgagaattcttgcattcttttttttttgagagagagaccaacatatatatgtcaattatATATAACAAGTTATAACAACAAAAGAAACCAGTCCGCACATACATAATGTAGATACGTAACCAAAGTAACAGAATAATTATACATCTTTATAAATTGGTTTCATGCTCAAACCTTTAGAAATAATCTTTGACCCGAATTAAACATCTGGCatcacaaaaaaataagaatatagCATTATacatactttttaaaaagatagaaTATAGCATGAAAAGATCGTTAACGTAGTTAGAATCACAATCTACTATCGCTGAATCCTTTAATTGCAATGATTGTAGGATCATCAGAATTCAGCTTAATGAGATccaaataattttctaaaactcTGACATCAtataaattttcagaaaatagcGGTCTTATAGTATTATCATCGTAGTGAGAATTGTGCTCACAAAgggggttttttttttgaaacacaaaggggttaatatattaatttaagtGCTTCAAATAACCTTATTCTTATTTTATAGACTAAACACtgattcaaaatcaaaaatagaacattttatgttaaaaactAATCAAATAGTTGTTTGTCTGAAATTATGCTTTTGTAAGGTGATATCTtgcttgagaaaaaaaaagtgtcaTTCGTAATAAAACATAACCAATGTGAACGATCTTTCTCGAACAATGATTTAAGCACGCGCATTAGGTTCAATGATACTTCATAGTGGGGAGTGGGGACTATAGATTAGTGAccattggtatatatatatgagttattagtTTCTGCGTGTATAAACCACTACCACTCCACTCAACTTAGTGGACCGTTGACTCTGATGGGTTGGCAGCAGCAAAACGATAATGCACACATCACATGCACCCATAGATAATGTGCACTAGTTACCATTTCTATTAAATTTAACGTTTCGTTAGAACTAAATTTCGGGGATAATAATCTCGTTATGCATTTTGGATGATCATAATATAGACTTGTGACTGAAATTGTGGACTATATTGACGTAGTAAGACTTCTAATAATACCACaatctctttttctttgaaCGTTTTATACCTCACCAGTCAAAAACCTCACGAATTATAACTTGGATTAAGTTCgtttattttttacataatttcCACATTTTGCATGTATTGCAGATCAAAATCTTATAGtttgaccaattttttttatatttaggtgctcagaaaaattatatatctagtCAGACTACCATGTGTTTACTTACTATAAACACATGTGTTTAAGAGTCTCTGTGTTTAATTGGTACGCATGGCTATTTTAATTTTGAGTGCTCGTAAAGtatgaaaagaaaatgataacgTAGTAGAAATAAATTTGGTGATAAACACGTAATGTCTCAATCTATCCCAAAGCTTCTATAAATACCCGAACATGTTATTCTCTCTTGTATCCAACTAAGTTACACTACAAGCCTACAAACTCAAGACACATTGATTGGCAAGTCTTTACATACCAACTTTCTTTTAAAGGTTCTTACACACGAAGAATTCCAAAATGGCTAGGGTCCAAGGTCTAGTTCTTCTTGGTTTATTAGTAATTTCAAGTTTAATTATGTTAACTGAGAGCCGAGTCGCAAGAAAAGACTTGGGGCTTGACCTAGGTGGGATTGGGGTCGGTCTGGGCGTTGGATTGGGGATTGGTATTGGCGGCGGGGGTTCAGGCTCTGGTGCTGGTGCAGGTTCTGGTTCAGGCTCATCATCTAGTTCTAGCTCTAGCTCGTCATCAAGTTCGAGTTCTAGTGGTTCGGGTGGTCGATCGGGAGCCGGTTCATCTGCTGGTTCATTTGCTGGATCTAGGGCTGGATCAGGATCTGGTAACTAAATAATTAGTACGATTTATTTCCTACTTAAAGTGTGAACCAAAAAATGTGTGTGTTTATGTTGTTGGTTTGTTGTCGTGTGTGTGTACGAAGTTGGATGAATAAAATGTCGTCATAAGCTATGTGTTTGTTTGAGTCTGTATGTTTCCATACAAGTCTAAATTGTGAtataatatctttaaatttGGATCAGAGCATGTGCAATCGTAATTGGGTAACTCAAAATTGGAACCAAGAAAGAAAACAACCTTCAACCGATAATCAAATCATATGATCATAAATTATAGCCATTTTACTTCAAATGGTTAAACTCTTAAATTGCAAGAACAAAGCAATAACAGTGTTCCGTCACTTATGAAAGAGTTccgtatctatcttattaaagctgaagtataAATTCGGTGTGTTTgaatacttggataagagtattaaaaaaaattggtgtgtttggaaatatggattgtagtcttttaaaaaaaaaattgtttagaaacaaagataatagtcttaaatagaaaaagtaatgggcttaagttattaagtccgttataaaagaatattgtcaatatatataagaaaaatacaatacaaagcccaatttgaaataccaactcaaattatagttttcatatttcatattaaatttttaaaatataatatatgtaatttttaaaatacatattaaatactattaattatatgattagttatatgatggtacatataaaatacgattaattatatgatgaaattatacgatatataataatgactaaggatgggttttcagacatccatacgagTTTGGTTCTGATCAGTTTACGTTTCGAGTtatcgaggtcaaagatttcagtcctattaggatgtttctaaatttttgtttgagtttgatttggatctttacgggtttggtttgggtttggataacatatttaaattatttttaaagttttaaatcactatatatttaaaatttctcaaaatctataaataaagtaatatattacctataaatttaagtaacatatgtcagaatacctaagcttaacatatcagttggtttgatttaaaaatttggatacgaaatcaataattattttaagtatttttggtgatttgaatatactttaactatttcagatatttgtttttgactatctatatatatttttaagtattttaaaccaatttaaaggtatcattcttgatgttttatatacgttaaatataaaaataattaatatataaatatataaatctatttttagataaattcaNNNNNNNNNNNNNNNNNNNNNNNNNNNNNNNNNNNNNNNNNNNNNNNNNNNNNNNNNNNNNNNNNNNNNNNNNNNNNNNNNNNNNNNNNNNNNNNNNNNNCTTTGACATTGAGCTTCTTCAGGTCAGTGTAAGACTGGCCACACCCACGAACATAACCGGTGCTCCCGATATGTAAACCATCGATAACGCTGCTCCAACCTACAAACCCCGTCCCAAACACATAGTTTACAATTTTCATACTATAACATCTAAAAGGCAACATAAATCCTTATATATATCATGTTTCACTGTACCTTATCGTCAATGGTATCGAACTTTGTCAGTAAGATTCCATCAATCAATCTTGTGGTCCCAGAATTGGAGAGATCCGAAAGTTTCTAcagtttagaaagaaaaaaaaaatgttaataaggTTTTAACAAACATCTAACACGAATCTTTAGCGGGTAAGAAACTGAACCTGATTAAACTTTGAGAGCTGATCAACTGCATCGTTTCCAACAAGAGCTTCACCGACAAACAAGACCAGGTCTGGTTTATTGAGGTTAATGAGCTTTGAGAGAGCTCTCATCAAAGGTTCATTATCCTGCATCCGACCAGCTGTGTCAACAAGACAACATCCGATCCGTTCCGGGTTGCTTCCTGTATGGCTTCCTTTGCAACTACTGCTGGATCCTTCTCATAACCCTTCTCAAAGATCGGTATCTGTTGCCAAAATCAAAACCAGTATTTCTCGTCAATATTCATAAAATCAGTATCTAGAACATTAATCAGCGATTACTTGAATATTTTCATTACCTGTAACTACGAGCATGAGTCCTCAACTGCTCAACAGCACCAGAACGGAATGTGTCACAAGCAGCCATCATTACACTGACCTTATGCTGCTGAAGCCAATACGCAACTTTGGCAAGATTGGTGGATTTCCCAACTCCGTTGACTCCAA contains these protein-coding regions:
- the LOC108828081 gene encoding glycine-rich protein DOT1, which codes for MSASNSSSLVLITLILATSCLVSESRIARKDLGLDLGGIGIGIGTGIGIGLGGGGSGSGAGAGSGSGGGGGSSSSSSSSSSSSSSSGGGGGDAGSEAGSYAGSRAGSGSGGSSGSGRGRGGGAGGGHGGGGGGGGGQGGGGGSGHGGGSGEGGGYGGGYGEGGD
- the LOC108828052 gene encoding uncharacterized protein LOC108828052, whose protein sequence is MARVQGLVLLGLLVISSLIMLTESRVARKDLGLDLGGIGVGLGVGLGIGIGGGGSGSGAGAGSGSGSSSSSSSSSSSSSSSSGSGGRSGAGSSAGSFAGSRAGSGSGN